From the genome of Streptomyces sp. NBC_01116, one region includes:
- a CDS encoding phytoene desaturase family protein gives MADDDGTDWTSRERTPGTPPRVIVIGAGVAGLSTGVYAQMSGARTRIFEKHVLPGGCCTAWSRDGFLFDYCIEWLIGTAPGNDAHRVWSELGALDGKTVTNFELFNKVEDASGRSVTFYNDPDRLEAHLLEISPADAPLIRAFTRDLRRFIDIELYPFLTAPALRTVRERAQTLRTVLPAFRLFWRTAATPMHVFADRFQDPLLRKAFRNIFFQDPEGFPMLPYLFNMAAAHHGNAGFPQGGSLGLARSVEERYKSLGGTVTYRARTERVLVENDRAIGIELRNGRRYFAEHIVSACDGHTTVYGLLGGRYTGPRIDKLYTDLLHRPGTLFPAVVSAFVGLRGDLDPEEAHSTTHLLGPDDAAHLPGALQDSLVVQARSRYSGGFAPPGHSVLHCTYFSDYAHWKDLRTRDRKEYRRRKREVAHFVRDFLERRTPGLADRIEIVEVATPATTHRYTGNLGGSILAWKAFSDADDVAARLVGRDRMRLPGLGNFSMAGQWVGMGGLIRAASTGRFAVQYLCRDLGLEFRAWESKGAEPWHPGKLGHLPQLDRWSARESEGS, from the coding sequence ATGGCGGATGACGACGGAACCGACTGGACCAGCAGGGAACGCACCCCGGGCACCCCGCCCCGCGTCATCGTCATCGGCGCGGGGGTGGCCGGACTCTCCACCGGTGTCTACGCGCAGATGAGCGGAGCCAGGACCCGCATCTTCGAGAAGCACGTGCTCCCCGGCGGCTGCTGCACCGCCTGGTCCCGCGACGGGTTCCTCTTCGACTACTGCATCGAATGGCTCATCGGCACCGCCCCGGGCAACGACGCCCACCGGGTGTGGAGCGAACTCGGCGCGCTCGACGGCAAGACGGTCACCAACTTCGAACTGTTCAACAAGGTCGAGGACGCCTCGGGCCGGTCCGTGACGTTCTACAACGACCCCGACCGTCTGGAGGCCCACCTCCTGGAGATCTCACCCGCCGACGCCCCGCTCATCCGGGCCTTCACCCGGGACCTGCGGCGCTTCATCGACATCGAGCTGTACCCGTTCCTGACCGCGCCCGCGCTCAGGACCGTGAGGGAGCGCGCCCAGACCCTGCGCACGGTGCTCCCCGCGTTCCGGCTGTTCTGGCGGACCGCGGCCACCCCGATGCACGTGTTCGCCGACCGGTTCCAGGACCCGCTGCTGCGCAAGGCGTTCCGCAACATCTTCTTCCAGGACCCCGAGGGCTTCCCGATGCTGCCGTACCTCTTCAACATGGCGGCCGCCCACCACGGCAACGCGGGCTTCCCGCAGGGCGGTTCGCTCGGCCTCGCCCGCTCCGTCGAGGAGCGCTACAAGAGCCTGGGCGGAACGGTCACCTACCGGGCCCGCACCGAACGCGTCCTGGTCGAGAACGACCGGGCGATCGGCATCGAACTCCGCAACGGCAGGAGGTACTTCGCCGAGCACATCGTCTCCGCCTGCGACGGCCACACCACCGTCTACGGACTCCTGGGCGGCCGGTACACCGGCCCCCGGATCGACAAGCTCTACACCGACCTCCTCCACCGCCCCGGCACCCTCTTCCCCGCCGTCGTCTCCGCCTTCGTCGGCCTGCGCGGCGACCTGGACCCCGAGGAGGCGCACAGCACCACCCACCTCCTCGGACCGGACGACGCGGCCCACCTCCCCGGGGCACTCCAGGACAGCCTCGTCGTGCAGGCCCGATCCCGCTACTCCGGCGGCTTCGCACCGCCGGGCCACTCCGTCCTGCACTGCACCTACTTCAGCGACTACGCCCACTGGAAGGACCTGCGCACCAGGGACCGCAAGGAGTACCGCCGGCGCAAGCGCGAAGTGGCCCACTTCGTCCGCGACTTCCTGGAGCGCCGCACCCCCGGCCTCGCGGACCGCATCGAGATCGTCGAGGTCGCCACGCCCGCCACGACCCACCGCTACACCGGCAACCTCGGCGGCTCCATCCTCGCCTGGAAGGCGTTCTCCGACGCCGACGACGTCGCGGCACGCCTCGTCGGCAGGGACCGGATGCGGCTGCCCGGACTGGGCAACTTCTCCATGGCCGGACAGTGGGTCGGCATGGGAGGCCTGATCCGCGCCGCCTCCACCGGCCGCTTCGCCGTCCAGTACCTCTGCCGCGACCTGGGCCTGGAATTCCGGGCCTGGGAGAGCAAGGGCGCCGAACCCTGGCACCCCGGGAAGCTCGGGCACCTGCCCCAGCTCGACCGGTGGTCCGCACGGGAGAGCGAGGGCTCATGA
- a CDS encoding amino acid adenylation domain-containing protein, whose translation MADANNRALRNKVAIIGMGCRLPGGASDHRTYWRNLVDGKDCITPTPPDRYDVGTLGSRFRDKPGRLVGGRGGYIDGFDEFDPAFFGISPREADHMDPQQRKLLEVAWEALEDGGQRPADLAGGNVAVYVGAFTLDYKILQFADLGFTSLAAHTATGTMMTMVSNRISYCFDFRGPSLSIDTACSSSLVAVHLACQALNNGESDLALAGGTLLHMAPQYTVAETKGGFLSPEGRSRTFDAAADGYVRAEGVGLVALKRLEDAVRDGDRIHAVISGSGVNQDGHTNGITVPNADAQVDLIRRVCAEAGITPGALQYMEAHGTSTPVGDPIEANALARALAIGRAPGARAYVGSVKTNIGHTESAAGVAGLIKTVLSIKHRTIPPHINLENLNPAIDPATLPYEIPTRPTAWPEHEGPARAGVNSFGFGGTNAHVVLEEAPAPQPDLRPATPAGRRWSILPLSARNPDALTEMAAGIRGELAGDNGPAVALDDLGHTLAHRRQHLPERLSVAYTSRASLDEALAAHARGEAHPRVVHGRARDAADRRLVWVFTGMGPQWWGMGRQLLAEEPVFRDAIAACDRALREFADWSLTEEMTADESVSRMGETWLAQPANFAVQVALAALWRSHGVRPDAVVGHSTGEIAAFHAAGVYSLRDAARIVVHRSRLQQTLAGTGAMLAVSLSEDEAERRVRPYSDRISIAAVNSPTAITLAGDEAALTLLAEELRAEQQFAKFLTVEVPYHSVVMERIKDELLAELAPLEPRAAQVPLYLTGAEGTARGEELDAAYWWKNVRERVRFRSAVDRIADDGHHVFLEIGPHPVLGHAIRECLDAGGTSGLTLPSIRRRENESERFAASLGSLHTLGAAVDWSVLQPAGRPVTLPRHPFRRDRHWTEPRSVAQVRLGHRDHPLLGRRTDRTEPTWQARLDTEALPYLADHRIQDTVVLPAAGYLEMAAQAVLRLTGGTTAVLADIDLRKALFLPDGEDRTVEVSLSLENAAFTIASPTGDDGERAVHASGIVRTGQRRRTAPPLDAPAIRARSLRRLEGPDCYAALAALGYHYGPAFQAIEEVWIGAGEVLARIRPPLAIGDDAAGHHLHPVLLDACFQSLLTSLIPPTPEDPAPDTGIRLPLSLDEIALEPIGDQPFWSHATLLPGDADTTLGNIALYADDGAPLGRVLGFRAADVEKAATAVARTTIDSWLAEPVWTDCPPLPAEDAGSLSGGVNDAGVRGEPGSDPDRRPVPATAARDHDWLVLADTGGVADAFAALAAARGERCRLVRRGAAYTASGDGATFTVDPASDGDLRRLLADLDRDGGPFRGAVLHLWNLDAPALAACDRTSLTDHTGAGAYSLIALARLLSARDAGGRLHIVTRGAQPALPGEGPEPLGAPAWGIGRVLRHQELTEHPGKLIDLDPRRQPGPDGDRAEAEALLREVLSDDEEEIALRDGGRRTSRLRPAEDLTRPLPLRLRADGSYLVTGAFGALGRLLCRTLVRRGARRIILVGRTPVPAREKWAGTDPATAEGRAVALLRELEALGAQPVLATLDITDEDALAGWLDAHRHSGAPPVRGVFHLAGQVRDTLVADLDRAAFDAVHDPKTVGAHLLHRHLRDEPLEHFVLFASIASLLTTAGQTNYAAGNAFLDALAHHRRARGLPALSLDWGPWATGMIEELGLVDHYLHSRGMSSLSPDAGMAVLERVIGQDHAQLVVATVVDWPVFLAWYPSPPPLVADLAAAAAPPADAAAGNGFLDTFRAADEQNRRTLVAERFAALSAAVLRTGTDRIDPATGLGELGLDSLLAMELRARIHAELGVALPVVALLSGTPAGELAAQLHDGLTALASADASDGAPGAVELHSDERQYPLTQNQKALWFLKHLNPDGYAYNIGGAVEVNVTLEPDLMFEAVRRLIARHPALRTNFLLVDGQAVQRVSENAATDLALFDVQGEDWESIHATIVQEYRKPYDLAQDPLVRFRLFKRGPDRWIIMKAVHHIVSDAISTFTFIEELLAVYEALRRNQEPQLPPIEARYLDFLNQQNAFLAGPEAAGMLDYWRAHLPAEVPLLDLPVDKPRPAVQTHNGASEFFVLDDALSARVHALARAHGVTPFMVLLSAYYLLLHRYSGQDHVVVGSPVTGRTRQDFASVYGYFVNPLPLHADLSEDPTVAELLQQVRRTVLGGLDNQEYPFVLLVEELGLQHDPSRSAVFQAMFILLTHKVATEQYGYRLEYIELPEEEGQFDITLSAYEDEAEGRFHCVFKYNTDLFLPETMRRMAAHYTRLLDRMTRVPGEQPASRLEMLGDRERERLVAEWSRPALPSAGPGAEPFTPVQTLIGRVAAEHPAAVAVTLPTAHGGAHRLTYAELDRWADGTAARLRALGVGAGSVVVLCLDKSPELIVALLGVLKAGAAYLPLRPDQPADRLAHLVTATGAALVLVADDATPEQTGALTVPTLTLAALGRTEPHPEGPPAEADPDSPAYVITTSGSTGRPKAVRVSHRNLASAHAAWRQEYRLDTDVRTHLQMAEPSFDVFTGDLVRALCSGGTLVLADRDLLFDTTRLYRTMRQERVDCAEFVPAVVRGLMDHCAREGLRLDFLRLLVVGSDAWSVGEYRRLAELCGPGTRLVNSYGLTEATIDSALFEGPVDDLEPGAMVPIGRPLPNSTLHVLDSHGEPVPPGVPGELWIGGDGVALGYAGDPEQTEERFVTRTLGRTAGARPERLYRTGDIARWDAHGRVHLLGRTDGQVKLRGHRIEIGEIEAQLAQWPPLARAVVTVRADTGGDAALCAYCVPEPGAALDVRALRRHLARSLPSYMIPSHFTELSALPLTANGKVDTAALPAPRAEAGDRPHEEPVTLYEVSVARHWKTLLGREQIGLEDDFFELGGSSIKLIELLHHLRTEFGVGVPVSRLYQVTTLHGMAATVEDVLLGTTADELPSLTFNAGQAPALFCFPPAGGHGLVYRGLAAQLPDYSVTGFNYLPGDDKVSRYADLIEAAGPDGPHLLLGYSLGGNLAFETAKELERRGRQVAHVVILDSRRILAAYEPDATGIAAFESELADHVRKHTGSEAVARETLAHAAEYLAFCGRTPNTGTVAATVSVITDEEKTALYAAGEHGTWHGSSTGATAVLRGSGVHADMLDAKHLPRNAELVRSVLRGDAAHGG comes from the coding sequence ATGGCCGACGCGAACAACCGGGCGTTACGGAACAAGGTGGCGATCATCGGGATGGGCTGCCGCCTGCCCGGCGGCGCCTCGGACCACCGCACGTACTGGCGCAATCTGGTGGACGGCAAGGACTGCATCACGCCCACCCCGCCCGACCGGTACGACGTCGGCACGCTCGGCAGCCGGTTCCGTGACAAACCGGGACGCCTCGTCGGCGGCCGCGGTGGATACATCGACGGCTTCGACGAGTTCGACCCCGCGTTCTTCGGCATCAGCCCCCGCGAGGCCGACCACATGGACCCGCAGCAGCGAAAGCTCCTCGAAGTGGCGTGGGAGGCCCTGGAGGACGGGGGCCAGCGGCCCGCCGACCTCGCCGGCGGCAACGTCGCCGTCTACGTCGGCGCGTTCACCCTCGACTACAAGATCCTGCAATTCGCCGACCTGGGCTTCACCTCGCTGGCCGCCCACACCGCGACCGGCACCATGATGACGATGGTGTCGAACCGCATCTCGTACTGCTTCGACTTCCGCGGCCCCAGCCTGTCCATCGACACCGCGTGCAGCTCCTCCCTGGTCGCCGTTCACCTGGCGTGCCAGGCGCTGAACAACGGCGAGAGCGACCTCGCGCTGGCCGGCGGCACCCTGCTGCACATGGCCCCGCAGTACACCGTCGCGGAGACCAAGGGCGGGTTCCTGTCGCCCGAGGGCCGCTCCCGTACGTTCGACGCCGCCGCCGACGGCTACGTGCGGGCCGAAGGCGTCGGCCTGGTCGCGCTGAAGCGGCTGGAGGACGCCGTACGGGACGGGGACCGCATCCACGCCGTGATCTCCGGCAGCGGCGTCAACCAGGACGGCCACACCAACGGCATCACCGTGCCCAACGCCGACGCCCAGGTCGACCTCATCCGCCGGGTCTGCGCCGAGGCGGGCATCACCCCCGGGGCGCTCCAGTACATGGAGGCACACGGCACCTCGACCCCGGTCGGCGACCCGATCGAGGCCAACGCCCTGGCACGCGCGCTGGCCATCGGACGGGCCCCGGGAGCCCGCGCCTACGTCGGCTCGGTCAAGACGAACATCGGCCACACCGAATCCGCCGCCGGGGTCGCCGGGCTGATCAAGACCGTCCTGAGCATCAAGCACCGCACGATCCCGCCCCACATCAACCTGGAGAACCTCAACCCCGCCATCGACCCGGCGACCCTGCCCTACGAGATCCCCACCCGGCCCACCGCCTGGCCCGAGCACGAAGGGCCCGCCCGCGCCGGGGTCAACTCCTTCGGGTTCGGCGGCACCAACGCCCATGTCGTCCTGGAGGAGGCCCCCGCGCCCCAGCCGGACCTCCGCCCCGCCACGCCCGCCGGGCGACGCTGGAGCATCCTGCCGCTCAGCGCCCGCAACCCCGACGCCCTGACGGAAATGGCGGCCGGGATCCGGGGCGAGCTGGCGGGCGACAACGGCCCCGCCGTGGCCCTCGACGACCTCGGCCACACCCTGGCGCACCGCCGCCAGCACCTCCCCGAGCGGCTGTCCGTCGCCTACACCTCGCGCGCCTCCCTCGACGAGGCCCTGGCCGCGCACGCGCGCGGCGAGGCCCACCCCCGGGTCGTCCACGGCCGCGCCCGGGACGCCGCCGACCGGCGGCTGGTCTGGGTCTTCACCGGCATGGGCCCCCAGTGGTGGGGCATGGGCCGCCAACTGCTCGCCGAGGAGCCGGTCTTCCGTGACGCGATCGCCGCGTGCGACCGGGCGCTGCGGGAGTTCGCCGACTGGTCCCTCACCGAGGAGATGACCGCCGACGAGTCCGTCTCCCGGATGGGGGAGACCTGGCTCGCCCAGCCCGCGAACTTCGCCGTGCAGGTCGCCCTGGCGGCCCTGTGGCGGTCCCACGGAGTGCGCCCGGACGCCGTGGTCGGCCACAGCACCGGGGAGATCGCCGCCTTCCACGCGGCGGGCGTCTACTCCCTGCGGGACGCGGCCAGGATCGTCGTGCACCGCAGCCGCCTCCAGCAGACCCTGGCCGGCACCGGCGCCATGCTCGCCGTCAGCCTCTCGGAGGACGAGGCGGAGCGCCGGGTGCGCCCCTACAGCGACCGGATCTCCATCGCCGCCGTCAACAGCCCCACCGCGATCACCCTGGCCGGGGACGAGGCCGCGCTGACCCTGCTGGCCGAGGAGCTGCGGGCCGAGCAGCAGTTCGCGAAGTTCCTCACCGTCGAAGTGCCCTACCACAGCGTCGTCATGGAGCGGATCAAGGACGAACTGCTGGCGGAACTGGCTCCGTTGGAGCCACGTGCGGCCCAGGTCCCGCTGTACCTGACGGGTGCCGAGGGCACCGCCCGGGGCGAGGAACTGGACGCCGCCTACTGGTGGAAGAACGTCCGCGAGCGGGTGCGCTTCCGCTCCGCCGTCGACCGCATCGCCGACGACGGCCACCACGTGTTCCTGGAGATCGGCCCGCATCCGGTCCTCGGCCACGCGATCCGCGAATGTCTCGACGCGGGCGGGACGAGCGGACTCACCCTGCCCTCGATCCGCCGCCGGGAGAACGAGAGCGAGCGCTTCGCCGCCTCTCTCGGCTCGCTCCACACCCTGGGCGCCGCCGTCGACTGGAGCGTCCTCCAGCCGGCCGGCCGGCCGGTCACCCTGCCCCGCCACCCCTTCCGGCGCGACCGCCACTGGACCGAACCCCGGTCGGTCGCCCAGGTCCGGCTCGGCCACCGCGACCATCCCCTGCTGGGCCGCCGCACCGACCGTACGGAGCCCACCTGGCAGGCCCGCCTGGACACCGAGGCCCTGCCGTACCTCGCCGACCACCGCATCCAGGACACCGTGGTCCTCCCCGCCGCCGGCTATCTGGAAATGGCCGCCCAGGCCGTCCTGCGGCTCACCGGCGGCACCACCGCCGTCCTCGCCGACATCGATCTGCGCAAGGCCCTCTTCCTGCCCGACGGCGAGGACCGGACCGTGGAGGTGTCGCTCTCCCTGGAGAACGCCGCCTTCACGATCGCCTCCCCGACCGGGGACGACGGGGAACGGGCCGTGCACGCGAGCGGAATCGTCCGCACCGGGCAACGCCGCCGCACCGCCCCGCCGCTCGACGCCCCCGCGATCAGGGCCAGGTCCCTCCGACGCCTCGAAGGCCCCGACTGCTACGCCGCGCTGGCCGCCCTCGGCTACCACTACGGCCCCGCCTTCCAGGCCATCGAGGAGGTCTGGATCGGCGCCGGAGAGGTCCTCGCCCGGATCCGCCCGCCCCTGGCGATCGGCGACGACGCCGCCGGCCACCACCTCCACCCCGTCCTCCTCGACGCCTGCTTCCAGTCGCTCCTGACCTCGCTGATCCCGCCGACCCCCGAGGATCCCGCACCGGACACCGGGATCAGGCTGCCGCTCTCCCTGGACGAGATCGCCCTCGAACCCATCGGCGACCAGCCGTTCTGGTCCCATGCCACCCTGCTCCCCGGCGACGCCGACACCACCCTCGGGAACATCGCCCTGTACGCCGACGACGGGGCGCCGCTCGGCCGTGTCCTCGGCTTCCGCGCGGCCGACGTGGAGAAGGCGGCCACCGCGGTCGCCCGGACCACGATCGACTCCTGGCTCGCCGAACCCGTCTGGACCGACTGCCCGCCGCTGCCCGCCGAGGACGCCGGCAGCCTGTCCGGGGGCGTCAACGACGCCGGCGTACGCGGCGAACCGGGGAGCGATCCCGATCGCCGGCCGGTGCCCGCGACAGCGGCACGCGACCACGACTGGCTGGTCCTCGCCGACACCGGGGGCGTCGCGGACGCCTTCGCCGCCCTCGCCGCCGCCCGGGGCGAACGCTGCCGCCTGGTGCGCCGGGGCGCGGCCTACACGGCCTCCGGCGACGGAGCCACCTTCACCGTCGACCCCGCGTCCGACGGCGACCTGCGCCGCCTCCTCGCCGACCTGGACCGCGACGGGGGACCCTTCAGGGGGGCCGTCCTGCACCTGTGGAACCTCGACGCGCCCGCCCTCGCCGCCTGCGACCGCACCTCCCTGACCGACCACACCGGCGCGGGCGCCTACTCACTGATCGCCCTGGCCCGGCTCCTGTCCGCCCGCGACGCCGGGGGCCGTCTGCACATCGTCACCCGCGGCGCCCAGCCCGCCCTGCCCGGCGAGGGGCCCGAACCTCTCGGCGCTCCCGCCTGGGGCATCGGACGCGTGCTGCGGCACCAGGAACTGACCGAACACCCCGGCAAACTCATCGACCTCGACCCCCGGCGGCAGCCGGGCCCCGACGGCGACCGGGCCGAGGCCGAAGCACTCCTGCGCGAGGTTCTCAGCGACGACGAGGAGGAGATCGCCCTGCGCGACGGCGGCCGCCGCACCAGCCGCCTCCGCCCCGCCGAGGACCTGACCCGGCCGCTGCCGCTGCGCCTGCGGGCGGACGGAAGCTATCTGGTCACCGGCGCGTTCGGCGCGCTCGGCCGACTGCTGTGCCGCACCCTCGTACGCCGCGGGGCCCGCCGGATCATCCTGGTCGGACGCACCCCCGTCCCGGCCCGCGAGAAGTGGGCCGGCACCGACCCCGCCACCGCCGAGGGCCGGGCCGTGGCCCTGCTCCGCGAGCTGGAGGCGCTCGGCGCGCAGCCCGTCCTCGCGACCCTCGACATCACCGACGAGGACGCCCTCGCCGGCTGGCTCGACGCCCACCGGCACAGCGGAGCACCACCCGTACGCGGGGTGTTCCACCTCGCGGGACAGGTCCGCGACACGCTCGTCGCCGACCTGGACCGGGCCGCCTTCGACGCCGTCCACGACCCCAAGACCGTCGGCGCCCACCTCCTGCACCGGCACCTGCGGGACGAACCCCTCGAACACTTCGTGCTCTTCGCCTCGATCGCCTCGCTGCTGACCACGGCTGGACAGACCAACTACGCCGCGGGCAACGCCTTCCTGGACGCCCTCGCACATCACCGCCGCGCCCGGGGACTGCCCGCGCTCAGCCTGGACTGGGGCCCCTGGGCCACCGGCATGATCGAGGAACTCGGCCTCGTCGACCACTATCTGCACAGCCGCGGCATGAGCTCGCTGTCCCCGGACGCCGGCATGGCCGTCCTGGAACGCGTCATCGGCCAGGACCACGCCCAACTGGTCGTCGCCACAGTCGTCGACTGGCCCGTCTTCCTCGCCTGGTACCCGTCCCCGCCGCCCCTGGTCGCCGACCTCGCGGCAGCCGCCGCCCCGCCGGCGGACGCCGCCGCCGGCAACGGCTTCCTCGACACCTTCCGCGCGGCCGACGAGCAGAACCGCCGCACCCTGGTCGCCGAGCGGTTCGCCGCGCTCTCCGCCGCCGTCCTGCGCACCGGCACCGACCGCATCGACCCCGCCACCGGACTCGGCGAACTCGGCCTCGACTCGCTCCTCGCCATGGAGCTACGGGCCCGGATCCACGCCGAACTCGGCGTCGCCCTGCCCGTGGTCGCCCTGCTCAGCGGCACCCCGGCCGGAGAGCTGGCCGCCCAGCTCCACGACGGCCTCACCGCGCTGGCCTCGGCCGACGCCTCCGACGGAGCCCCGGGCGCGGTGGAACTCCACAGCGACGAGCGGCAGTACCCGCTGACCCAGAACCAGAAAGCGCTCTGGTTCCTCAAGCACCTCAACCCGGACGGCTACGCGTACAACATCGGCGGAGCCGTCGAGGTGAACGTCACGCTCGAACCGGACCTGATGTTCGAGGCCGTCCGCCGGCTCATCGCCCGGCACCCCGCACTCCGCACCAACTTCCTCCTGGTGGACGGGCAGGCCGTGCAACGGGTCTCCGAGAACGCCGCGACGGACCTCGCCCTCTTCGACGTCCAGGGCGAGGACTGGGAGTCCATCCACGCGACGATCGTCCAGGAGTACCGCAAGCCCTACGACCTCGCCCAGGACCCGCTGGTCCGCTTCCGGCTCTTCAAGCGGGGCCCGGACCGCTGGATCATCATGAAGGCCGTCCACCACATCGTCTCCGACGCCATCTCCACCTTCACCTTCATCGAGGAGCTCCTCGCCGTCTACGAGGCGCTGCGCCGCAACCAGGAACCCCAGCTCCCGCCGATCGAGGCCCGCTACCTCGACTTCCTCAACCAGCAGAACGCCTTCCTGGCCGGACCGGAGGCGGCGGGCATGCTCGACTACTGGCGCGCCCACCTGCCGGCCGAGGTCCCGCTCCTGGACCTGCCCGTCGACAAGCCGCGCCCGGCGGTCCAGACCCACAACGGGGCCTCCGAGTTCTTCGTCCTGGACGACGCCCTCAGCGCCCGCGTCCACGCACTGGCCCGCGCCCACGGCGTCACGCCGTTCATGGTGCTGCTGAGCGCCTACTACCTCCTGCTGCACCGCTACTCCGGGCAGGACCACGTCGTCGTCGGCAGCCCGGTCACCGGCCGCACCCGGCAGGACTTCGCCTCCGTCTACGGCTACTTCGTCAACCCGCTGCCCCTGCACGCCGACCTGTCCGAGGACCCGACCGTCGCCGAACTGCTGCAACAGGTCCGGCGGACCGTGCTCGGCGGCCTGGACAACCAGGAGTACCCCTTCGTCCTCCTCGTCGAGGAGCTGGGCCTCCAGCACGACCCCAGCCGCTCCGCCGTCTTCCAGGCGATGTTCATCCTCCTCACCCACAAGGTGGCCACCGAGCAGTACGGCTACCGCCTGGAGTACATCGAACTACCGGAAGAAGAGGGGCAGTTCGACATAACGCTCTCCGCCTACGAGGACGAGGCCGAAGGCCGCTTCCACTGCGTGTTCAAGTACAACACCGACCTCTTCCTCCCCGAGACCATGCGCCGCATGGCCGCCCACTACACCCGGCTCCTCGACCGGATGACCCGGGTGCCGGGCGAACAGCCCGCCTCCCGGCTGGAGATGCTCGGCGACCGCGAGCGGGAACGGCTCGTCGCGGAGTGGAGCCGCCCGGCCCTGCCGTCCGCCGGACCCGGGGCGGAGCCGTTCACCCCGGTCCAGACGCTGATCGGCCGCGTCGCCGCCGAACACCCCGCGGCCGTCGCCGTCACCCTGCCCACCGCCCACGGCGGGGCGCACCGGCTGACCTACGCGGAGCTGGACCGGTGGGCGGACGGCACCGCCGCCCGGCTGCGGGCGCTCGGCGTCGGCGCGGGCTCGGTGGTCGTGCTGTGCCTGGACAAGTCGCCCGAGCTGATCGTCGCCCTGCTCGGCGTGCTCAAGGCGGGCGCCGCCTACCTCCCGCTCCGGCCCGACCAGCCCGCCGACCGGCTCGCCCACCTCGTCACGGCCACCGGCGCGGCACTCGTCCTCGTCGCGGACGACGCGACACCGGAGCAGACCGGAGCCCTGACCGTTCCGACGCTCACCCTCGCCGCGCTCGGACGCACCGAACCGCACCCGGAAGGCCCCCCGGCCGAGGCGGACCCCGACTCGCCCGCGTACGTCATCACCACCTCCGGATCCACCGGCCGCCCCAAGGCCGTCCGCGTCAGCCACCGCAACCTCGCCTCCGCCCACGCCGCGTGGCGCCAGGAGTACCGGCTGGACACCGACGTGCGGACCCACCTCCAGATGGCCGAACCGTCCTTCGACGTGTTCACCGGCGACCTGGTGCGCGCCCTGTGCTCCGGCGGCACCCTCGTCCTGGCCGACCGCGACCTCCTCTTCGACACCACCCGGCTCTACCGGACGATGCGTCAGGAACGCGTCGACTGCGCGGAGTTCGTCCCCGCCGTCGTCCGCGGACTGATGGACCACTGTGCACGGGAAGGGCTGCGGCTGGACTTCCTGCGACTGCTGGTGGTCGGCTCCGACGCCTGGAGCGTGGGGGAGTACCGCCGGCTGGCCGAGCTGTGCGGACCGGGCACCCGCCTCGTCAACTCCTACGGCCTCACCGAGGCCACCATCGACAGCGCGCTCTTCGAGGGGCCCGTCGACGACCTGGAGCCCGGCGCGATGGTCCCGATCGGCCGGCCCCTGCCCAACAGCACCCTCCACGTCCTCGACTCCCACGGCGAACCCGTCCCGCCCGGCGTGCCCGGCGAACTCTGGATCGGCGGCGACGGCGTCGCCCTCGGCTACGCCGGAGACCCCGAACAGACCGAGGAGCGCTTCGTCACCCGGACGCTCGGCCGCACCGCCGGCGCCCGGCCCGAACGGCTCTACCGCACCGGCGACATCGCCCGCTGGGACGCGCACGGCCGGGTCCACCTGCTCGGCCGCACCGACGGACAGGTCAAGCTGCGCGGCCACCGCATCGAGATCGGCGAGATCGAGGCGCAGCTCGCCCAGTGGCCCCCGCTCGCCCGGGCCGTCGTCACCGTACGCGCCGACACCGGGGGAGACGCGGCGCTCTGCGCCTACTGCGTACCGGAGCCCGGCGCCGCACTGGACGTCCGGGCCCTCCGCCGCCACCTGGCGCGCTCGCTGCCCTCGTACATGATCCCGTCCCACTTCACCGAGCTGTCCGCCCTGCCGCTGACGGCGAACGGCAAGGTCGACACGGCCGCCCTGCCCGCACCCCGGGCCGAGGCGGGCGACCGGCCGCACGAGGAACCCGTGACGCTGTACGAGGTCAGCGTCGCCCGCCACTGGAAGACCCTGCTCGGCCGCGAACAGATCGGCCTGGAGGACGACTTCTTCGAACTCGGCGGCAGCTCGATCAAGCTCATCGAACTCCTCCACCACCTGCGCACCGAGTTCGGCGTCGGCGTCCCCGTCAGCAGGCTCTACCAGGTCACCACGCTGCACGGCATGGCCGCCACCGTGGAGGACGTCCTGCTCGGCACCACCGCCGACGAACTGCCCAGCCTCACCTTCAACGCCGGACAGGCCCCCGCCCTCTTCTGCTTCCCGCCCGCCGGCGGCCACGGGCTGGTCTACCGGGGCCTGGCCGCACAGCTCCCCGACTACTCCGTCACCGGCTTCAACTACCTCCCCGGCGACGACAAGGTCAGCCGGTACGCCGACCTGATCGAGGCCGCCGGGCCCGACGGCCCCCATCTGCTCCTGGGCTACTCCCTCGGCGGCAACCTCGCCTTCGAGACGGCCAAGGAGCTGGAGCGGCGCGGCCGCCAGGTCGCCCACGTCGTCATCCTCGACTCCCGCCGCATCCTCGCCGCCTACGAACCGGACGCCACGGGCATCGCCGCCTTCGAGAGCGAACTCGCCGACCACGTACGCAAGCACACCGGCTCCGAGGCCGTCGCCCGCGAGACCCTCGCCCACGCGGCCGAATACCTCGCCTTCTGCGGGCGCACCCCCAACACCGGCACGGTCGCCGCGACGGTGAGCGTGATCACCGACGAGGAGAAGACCGCCCTCTACGCAGCCGGGGAGCACGGCACCTGGCACGGCAGCTCCACCGGGGCCACCGCCGTACTGCGCGGATCCGGCGTCCACGCCGACATGCTCGACGCCAAACACCTGCCCCGCAACGCCGAGCTGGTGCGCTCCGTCCTGAGGGGAGACGCGGCCCATGGCGGATGA